A stretch of the Anaerolineae bacterium genome encodes the following:
- a CDS encoding ABC transporter substrate-binding protein, producing the protein MMRQKLQIVLAVLVLVALLAGCAQPAATPAPATQAPTQAPTQAPATQAPTQAPASKEPIKIGVLAPQTGNTAASGQDMINAFQMYWEEHGMQSAGRPIELYVEDTAGNPDTGLTKARLLVEQRQVHFLVGGLVASVGLAIAEYVADTGTPYFVPVIAADDLTQRRRLPNVVRIAGWSSSSTNHPLGEWAAKQGYKTVVTIAEDYAFGHESVGGFVNTFTDNGGKLLAAIWHPLGNMDFSPFLAQIDNYKPDVVFTEQTGGDSVRLVKAWSDLGYDKKYPLLGNQTLTDQSNLRGMGDEAIGIITSGHFAEGRDSPETKAFVEAFEKRYGLIPSYYAADMYTAARWLDAAIQKINGNVEDSEALLKAVREISFEDTPMGPVKLDEYGGTVFNVYLRKVEKRADGKLWNVVVETWPNVSQFYKYNPEEFLKQPVYSRDYLGENWP; encoded by the coding sequence ATGATGAGGCAAAAGCTCCAGATCGTACTGGCTGTACTGGTTCTCGTGGCACTGCTGGCCGGCTGTGCCCAGCCCGCGGCCACGCCGGCGCCGGCGACCCAGGCGCCCACGCAAGCTCCGACCCAGGCGCCGGCGACCCAGGCGCCCACGCAGGCACCTGCATCGAAGGAACCCATCAAAATCGGCGTCCTGGCTCCGCAAACCGGCAACACCGCCGCCAGCGGGCAGGATATGATCAACGCCTTCCAGATGTACTGGGAAGAGCACGGCATGCAGTCCGCCGGCCGGCCCATTGAGCTGTACGTCGAGGATACCGCCGGCAACCCCGACACCGGCCTGACCAAGGCACGTCTGCTGGTCGAACAGCGCCAGGTGCACTTCCTGGTGGGCGGCCTGGTGGCGAGCGTTGGTCTGGCGATCGCCGAGTATGTGGCGGATACCGGCACCCCCTACTTCGTCCCGGTCATCGCCGCGGACGACCTGACCCAGCGCCGGCGCCTGCCGAACGTGGTGCGCATCGCTGGCTGGAGCTCCAGCTCCACCAACCATCCATTGGGCGAGTGGGCGGCCAAGCAGGGCTACAAGACGGTGGTGACCATCGCGGAGGACTACGCCTTCGGCCATGAGTCGGTCGGCGGCTTCGTGAACACCTTTACCGACAACGGCGGCAAACTGCTGGCGGCGATCTGGCATCCGCTGGGCAACATGGACTTCAGCCCGTTCCTGGCGCAGATTGATAACTACAAGCCGGATGTGGTCTTCACCGAGCAGACCGGTGGTGATTCGGTGCGCCTCGTCAAGGCCTGGAGCGATCTGGGCTATGACAAGAAGTATCCGCTCCTGGGCAACCAGACGCTGACCGACCAGTCTAACCTGCGCGGCATGGGTGATGAGGCGATCGGCATCATCACCTCCGGCCACTTCGCCGAGGGGCGCGACTCTCCTGAGACCAAGGCCTTCGTCGAGGCCTTTGAGAAGCGCTACGGCCTGATCCCGTCCTACTATGCCGCGGATATGTACACGGCCGCGCGCTGGCTCGATGCCGCCATCCAGAAGATTAACGGCAACGTCGAGGACAGCGAAGCCCTGCTGAAGGCGGTGCGCGAGATCTCCTTTGAGGATACACCGATGGGCCCGGTCAAATTGGATGAGTACGGCGGAACCGTCTTCAACGTTTATCTGCGCAAGGTCGAGAAGCGCGCCGACGGCAAGCTGTGGAACGTTGTCGTTGAGACGTGGCCCAACGTCTCCCAGTTCTACAAGTACAACCCGGAAGAGTTCCTGAAACAGCCGGTGTATAGCCGCGACTACCTGGGCGAGAACTGGCCGTGA
- a CDS encoding ABC transporter ATP-binding protein, with product MSTEVCATSDAPLALELINVTKDFGGLRAVNNVSLKVRAGERRAIIGPNGAGKTTLFNLITGQFPVTSGKILFFGRDITRLPMHKRIALGMGRTYQITRIFPELTVEENVILAIQGLRPLKFDMFRPLRRHRDVQEKAHELMENLGISDKVKVKARELSYGDQRQLEIALAMASDPKVLLLDEPAAGLSPAERVTIANLIRRLPKSLTLVLIEHDMDLALGLVDQVACLHFGECIADEAPDCIRANDMVQQIYLGGE from the coding sequence ATGTCCACTGAAGTGTGTGCGACGAGCGATGCACCGCTCGCCTTGGAACTGATCAATGTGACGAAAGACTTTGGCGGCCTGCGTGCGGTGAACAATGTCTCGCTGAAGGTCCGGGCCGGGGAGCGGCGCGCCATCATCGGCCCCAACGGCGCCGGCAAAACCACCCTGTTTAACCTCATCACCGGCCAGTTCCCGGTGACCTCGGGGAAAATCCTGTTCTTCGGGCGGGATATCACCCGCCTGCCGATGCACAAGCGCATTGCGCTGGGCATGGGCCGCACGTATCAGATCACCCGTATCTTCCCCGAATTGACGGTCGAGGAAAACGTCATCTTGGCGATCCAGGGGCTGCGTCCGTTGAAATTCGACATGTTCCGCCCACTGCGCCGGCATCGCGATGTGCAAGAGAAGGCGCACGAGCTGATGGAAAACCTGGGCATCAGCGATAAGGTCAAGGTTAAGGCGAGGGAGCTGTCCTACGGCGACCAGCGCCAGCTCGAGATTGCTCTGGCCATGGCCAGTGATCCCAAGGTGCTGTTGCTGGACGAGCCGGCCGCGGGTCTCTCGCCGGCGGAGCGCGTCACCATCGCCAACCTGATCCGCCGGCTTCCGAAATCGCTGACGCTGGTGCTCATCGAGCATGACATGGACCTGGCGTTGGGTCTGGTCGACCAGGTGGCATGTCTTCACTTTGGGGAATGCATCGCGGATGAGGCGCCGGACTGCATCCGCGCTAATGATATGGTACAGCAGATCTACCTGGGAGGGGAATAA
- a CDS encoding ABC transporter ATP-binding protein: MLEVENIHSYYGGAHVLQGISMKVPDGKVVAMLGRNGMGKTSLIRSIMGMTPPEVRAGSVRYNGEELLGKPSFYIASKGLGLVPQGRRIFPSLTVVENLMIAAREGQAKGNNGIRWDLNRVFELFPALERRRKNRGNQLSGGEQQMLAIARALMSNPSLLIMDEPSEGLAPVLVQQLRDQLIVLKHQGLSMFLVEQNFGLAMAVADDVYIIEKGQVVYEGTPADLNARPEIKKRYLGV; the protein is encoded by the coding sequence GTGCTCGAGGTCGAGAATATCCACAGCTATTATGGTGGTGCACATGTGCTGCAGGGCATCTCGATGAAAGTGCCCGATGGCAAGGTGGTGGCCATGCTGGGTCGCAACGGCATGGGCAAGACCAGCCTGATCCGCTCCATCATGGGGATGACTCCACCAGAGGTACGGGCCGGCAGTGTCCGCTATAACGGCGAGGAACTGTTGGGCAAACCCTCCTTTTACATTGCGTCCAAGGGCTTGGGGCTGGTGCCGCAGGGCCGGCGCATTTTCCCGTCCCTGACGGTGGTGGAGAACCTGATGATCGCCGCACGCGAGGGCCAGGCGAAGGGAAACAACGGTATCAGGTGGGACCTGAACCGAGTGTTCGAGCTATTCCCCGCCCTGGAGAGGCGGCGTAAGAACCGCGGCAACCAGCTCAGCGGCGGCGAACAGCAGATGTTGGCCATCGCGCGGGCCCTGATGTCCAACCCCAGCCTGCTCATCATGGACGAGCCTTCTGAAGGTCTGGCGCCGGTGCTGGTCCAGCAATTGCGCGACCAGTTGATCGTGCTGAAACACCAAGGACTGTCCATGTTCCTCGTGGAGCAGAACTTTGGGCTGGCTATGGCGGTGGCGGATGACGTGTACATCATCGAAAAGGGACAAGTGGTGTACGAGGGCACGCCGGCGGACCTGAATGCCCGCCCCGAGATCAAAAAGCGCTACCTGGGCGTGTGA
- a CDS encoding aminopeptidase P family protein — protein sequence MDISFIGKPHHTDPRRLYSQTGADWQQRVDFERLRRDRLQRAKEAMNAHDLGALVLFAGANIRYVTGSYQGNWKYNIDIRYCVLPNGGEPILFETAGSDLQCAKIDLPWMEGRIRPAITWKWAEGAIPYMAGRMADSVIEVLKEYGVHKERIGIDNVDMHALQAFQERGINLVSAWPAMSQARVIKTPDEIELLKQASAIGDAAMWKIKYEWLKPGVREREIEAKVHEFMLSQGCEIIYDIIVASGGNTSPYRRWATDKMIRAGDLVIVDINAVGPSGYFVDFVRCFKCAGKMTPQEISLYHEVYDSMYAAIEKLRPGNTTADVASVFPVYDDDKYGTVTLQQFAHSIGLTLYEGMWISRAYSLQYPAEIKENMYFAVETFAGHPGLQQTVRLEENVLVTKDGPVVFTMMEHMEEAMRR from the coding sequence ATGGACATCAGTTTCATCGGCAAACCTCATCATACCGACCCGCGCCGTTTGTACAGCCAGACCGGTGCGGATTGGCAACAGCGGGTGGATTTCGAGCGCCTGCGCAGGGACCGGCTCCAGCGCGCCAAAGAGGCGATGAACGCGCACGACCTGGGCGCTCTGGTGCTCTTCGCCGGCGCCAACATCCGCTACGTCACGGGCAGTTACCAGGGCAACTGGAAGTACAACATTGACATCCGCTACTGCGTCCTGCCCAACGGCGGCGAGCCGATCCTCTTCGAGACCGCCGGCTCCGACCTCCAGTGCGCCAAGATTGACCTGCCCTGGATGGAAGGCCGCATCCGCCCGGCCATCACCTGGAAGTGGGCGGAAGGCGCGATCCCGTACATGGCCGGCCGCATGGCCGACAGCGTCATCGAGGTGCTGAAGGAGTACGGCGTTCACAAAGAGCGTATCGGCATCGACAACGTGGACATGCACGCCCTCCAGGCCTTCCAGGAGCGCGGTATCAATCTGGTGAGCGCCTGGCCGGCGATGTCCCAGGCCCGCGTCATCAAGACCCCCGACGAGATCGAACTGCTCAAGCAGGCCTCGGCCATTGGTGATGCGGCCATGTGGAAGATCAAGTACGAGTGGCTGAAGCCCGGCGTGCGCGAGCGCGAGATCGAGGCAAAAGTCCATGAGTTCATGCTGTCGCAGGGCTGTGAGATCATCTATGACATCATCGTGGCCTCCGGCGGCAACACCAGCCCGTACCGCCGCTGGGCGACCGACAAGATGATCCGCGCCGGCGACCTGGTCATCGTGGACATCAACGCGGTGGGCCCCTCCGGCTACTTCGTTGACTTCGTGCGCTGTTTCAAGTGCGCCGGCAAGATGACACCACAGGAAATCAGCCTGTACCATGAAGTCTATGACTCCATGTACGCGGCCATCGAGAAACTGCGGCCCGGCAACACCACCGCCGACGTCGCGTCCGTCTTCCCCGTCTACGACGATGACAAGTACGGCACCGTGACGCTCCAGCAGTTCGCCCACAGCATCGGCCTGACGCTGTACGAGGGCATGTGGATCTCCCGCGCCTACTCGCTCCAGTATCCGGCCGAGATCAAGGAGAACATGTACTTCGCGGTGGAGACCTTCGCCGGCCACCCCGGGCTCCAGCAGACCGTGCGGTTGGAAGAGAACGTCTTGGTCACCAAGGACGGTCCAGTCGTGTTCACCATGATGGAGCACATGGAAGAGGCTATGCGCCGGTAA
- a CDS encoding C-terminal binding protein: MARYIVAVTDWVFPNLEPERKALQEIDAELRPAQCKTPEEIIALASDADAVLNCYAKMPAQVIQSLKKCKIIARYGIGVDTIDLKAATEAGIMVTNVPDYCVDEVSDHAMALILAVARKICFSDAMVKRGQWSMKATVPMYRLRGQKLGLVGFGKIPRALVPKAQSFGFSVMAFDPYVPAQAAESMGVRLVDMDTLLRESDVVSIHAPLTEETRWMFNEDTLRKMKRTAILVNTSRGPLVKESALVQALKEGWIAGAGLDVVENEPPPPDSELLKLENVVLTPHTGFYSEESLVELQTKAVAEVVRVLKGEMPLNLVNKDVLNKLK, encoded by the coding sequence ATGGCTCGCTATATTGTTGCTGTGACCGATTGGGTGTTTCCCAATTTGGAGCCGGAGCGCAAGGCACTGCAGGAAATTGATGCCGAACTGCGGCCGGCTCAGTGCAAGACGCCGGAGGAAATCATCGCGCTGGCAAGCGATGCAGATGCCGTGCTGAACTGCTATGCCAAAATGCCCGCCCAGGTGATTCAGTCCCTCAAGAAGTGCAAAATCATCGCCCGCTACGGTATCGGGGTGGATACGATAGATCTCAAGGCGGCCACGGAAGCCGGCATCATGGTCACCAACGTCCCCGATTACTGCGTGGACGAGGTATCCGACCACGCCATGGCGCTCATCCTGGCCGTCGCCCGCAAGATCTGCTTCTCCGACGCCATGGTGAAGCGCGGCCAATGGAGCATGAAGGCCACTGTCCCCATGTATCGTCTGCGGGGGCAAAAGCTGGGCCTGGTCGGGTTCGGGAAGATCCCCCGCGCCCTGGTGCCAAAGGCGCAGTCGTTCGGCTTCTCCGTGATGGCGTTTGACCCCTATGTGCCGGCGCAGGCGGCCGAATCCATGGGCGTCAGGCTCGTGGATATGGACACGCTCCTGCGGGAGTCGGACGTCGTCTCGATCCATGCCCCGCTGACCGAAGAGACCCGCTGGATGTTTAACGAGGATACCCTGCGGAAGATGAAGAGGACGGCCATCCTGGTGAACACCTCTCGAGGGCCGTTAGTGAAGGAATCCGCCCTGGTGCAGGCGCTGAAGGAGGGCTGGATCGCCGGCGCCGGCCTGGACGTGGTGGAGAACGAACCACCGCCGCCCGATTCGGAACTCCTGAAACTCGAGAATGTTGTCCTGACCCCGCATACCGGGTTCTACAGCGAAGAATCGCTGGTTGAGTTGCAGACCAAGGCCGTAGCGGAAGTGGTGCGCGTGCTGAAGGGTGAGATGCCGCTCAACCTGGTGAATAAGGACGTGCTCAACAAATTGAAGTAG